A segment of the Candidatus Caldatribacterium sp. genome:
ACGAAGCCTATCGAGAAGATGGGCTGGTTCTTATCGGTATAGGCATTAAGTATCCGGAAGAAATTCGGGAATTCGTCAGAGAGCAAAAAGTTGAGTATCCCGTGGTTATCGATTCAGCTCTTTCAGTTTGTAAGACTTTCGAGGTCTTTTTCTTGCCCCATCTTGTCTTCATTAATCGCCAGGGGAAAATCGTTTCCACTGCGACCGGCGAAACACCTCCCGAGAAGCTTAAAGAACACCTCCAAGGGATTCTCTGAAGATTTTTGTTTCCCTTGTAGTGCAATAAACGGGCTTTTCTTAGTAAAAAATTTCTCTTTCCTATTGGCTTTTGAAGTTTTTTCATATATCTTACGAAAGTGTAAAGCCCTTTGCAAAAGGGCAATAACCATCAAGGGGGGTGTGTTTGTGAAGCGGTTTCTCGGTGGTGTAGCAGTACTGGTGTTCCTTCTCGTGTTTGGG
Coding sequences within it:
- a CDS encoding TlpA family protein disulfide reductase, which encodes MKRWVLWGILGIIFCVGVYLVVSFYRPHFEKDFILRDLNNRPLRLSSFAGRPIILVFFSPRCGECKKEAPWLNELYEAYREDGLVLIGIGIKYPEEIREFVREQKVEYPVVIDSALSVCKTFEVFFLPHLVFINRQGKIVSTATGETPPEKLKEHLQGIL